Proteins encoded by one window of Lactobacillus sp. ESL0684:
- the phoU gene encoding phosphate signaling complex protein PhoU, which produces MHEIFLDELKKLNTQFMEMGVLVNDLIDQGTRSFVDHDKKSAQKMITEADVVPKEAIRIEKKSLDLMALQQPVATDFRVVISILKATTDLERIGENALSIALETIRVKGNPRIEAVEDIISKMTHQVRKMLIQVLTAYVQEDEKTARKMLSDRETVMNDYQEARKVIIDGVEQDTNVAVASASYFVIIRLLERISDHIVNLASWVIYKTSGELFELAEPKIE; this is translated from the coding sequence GTGCACGAGATATTTTTAGATGAATTGAAAAAATTAAATACGCAATTTATGGAAATGGGAGTTTTAGTTAATGATTTGATCGATCAGGGGACCAGGTCGTTTGTCGATCATGACAAAAAATCAGCCCAAAAAATGATTACTGAAGCTGATGTTGTCCCTAAAGAAGCCATCAGAATTGAAAAGAAATCACTTGATCTAATGGCATTACAGCAACCAGTGGCAACTGATTTTCGAGTTGTGATTAGCATTTTAAAAGCAACAACTGACTTAGAGCGAATTGGCGAAAATGCACTTAGCATCGCGCTGGAAACGATTCGCGTTAAGGGTAATCCGCGAATTGAAGCGGTAGAAGATATTATTTCGAAAATGACCCACCAAGTTCGCAAAATGCTAATTCAGGTATTGACTGCCTATGTCCAAGAGGATGAGAAGACGGCCCGCAAAATGTTGTCTGACCGCGAAACAGTAATGAATGATTATCAAGAAGCACGAAAAGTTATTATTGATGGTGTTGAACAAGATACCAATGTGGCGGTAGCCTCCGCTAGTTATTTTGTGATTATCAGATTGCTAGAACGGATTAGTGATCATATTGTTAATTTGGCCAGCTGGGTTATTTACAAAACTTCAGGTGAATTATTTGAATTAGCCGAGCCAAAGATTGAATAA
- the pstB gene encoding phosphate ABC transporter ATP-binding protein PstB produces MTNIMEVRDVKLSYGSFEALHGIDLAFPKQKLTALIGPSGCGKSTLLRCLNRMNDDIEGIKITGNVLLEDQDIYQSRLDLVVLRKKVGMVFQQPTPFPFSVFDNVAYGLKIAGIKDKDVIEERVTESLKQAAIWDETKDNLQRNAQDFSGGQQQRICIARALAIRPEVVLLDEPTSALDPISSAEIEETLLGLKQDYTFIMVTHNLQQASRISDQVAFLMNGDLIEAGSTQEMFLAPKKEITSNYLNGRFG; encoded by the coding sequence ATGACAAACATTATGGAAGTCAGGGATGTCAAGTTAAGCTATGGTAGCTTTGAAGCTCTGCATGGGATTGACTTGGCTTTTCCCAAGCAAAAATTGACTGCCTTAATTGGTCCATCTGGTTGTGGTAAATCTACTCTTTTACGTTGTTTGAACCGGATGAATGATGATATTGAAGGCATTAAGATTACTGGCAACGTTCTGCTAGAAGATCAAGATATCTATCAATCTAGGCTGGATTTAGTTGTATTACGTAAAAAAGTAGGGATGGTGTTTCAGCAGCCAACGCCATTTCCATTCTCAGTATTTGATAATGTAGCTTATGGGCTAAAAATTGCTGGAATTAAAGATAAAGACGTTATTGAAGAACGAGTAACGGAGAGTCTTAAGCAAGCAGCTATTTGGGATGAAACTAAGGACAATTTACAACGCAATGCTCAGGATTTTTCTGGTGGACAACAACAGCGAATTTGTATTGCTCGTGCGCTAGCAATTAGACCAGAAGTGGTTTTACTTGATGAACCAACTTCAGCGCTAGATCCAATTTCAAGTGCCGAAATTGAAGAGACATTGCTTGGCCTAAAGCAAGATTATACCTTTATCATGGTGACCCACAATTTACAACAAGCCAGTCGTATTTCTGATCAAGTTGCCTTTTTGATGAATGGTGATTTGATTGAAGCAGGTTCCACTCAGGAAATGTTTTTGGCACCAAAAAAAGAAATCACCAGTAATTATCTAAATGGACGTTTTGGATAG
- the rplJ gene encoding 50S ribosomal protein L10 yields the protein MSKAAIAAKAEYVDAFAEELKSAKAILVINYLGMSVEEVTNMRKELRDNDVKMKVIKNTYLRRAAAKAGIEGLDDTFVGPTAVIYTDNADDVTEPARIVSKYEDDIDVIEIKGGMLEGKLTSKEEIKELAAIPGREGLLSMLVSVLQAPVRDFACAVKAVADSKDEAAE from the coding sequence TTGAGTAAAGCTGCTATTGCTGCAAAGGCTGAATACGTTGACGCGTTTGCTGAAGAACTTAAGAGTGCAAAGGCTATCTTGGTAATTAATTACCTAGGGATGTCAGTTGAAGAAGTTACTAATATGCGTAAGGAACTTCGTGATAACGATGTTAAGATGAAAGTTATCAAGAATACTTATCTAAGACGTGCTGCTGCTAAAGCTGGTATCGAAGGTCTTGATGATACTTTTGTTGGTCCAACTGCTGTTATTTATACAGATAATGCTGATGACGTAACTGAACCTGCTCGTATTGTTTCAAAATATGAAGATGACATTGATGTGATCGAGATTAAAGGTGGTATGCTTGAGGGTAAGTTGACTTCTAAAGAAGAAATCAAGGAACTCGCTGCTATCCCTGGTCGTGAAGGCTTGCTATCAATGCTTGTTTCTGTATTACAAGCTCCTGTGCGCGACTTCGCATGTGCTGTTAAGGCTGTTGCCGATTCAAAAGATGAAGCTGCAGAATAA
- the rplL gene encoding 50S ribosomal protein L7/L12, whose product MALDTEKIIEDLKGASILELNDLVKAIEDEFDVTAAAPVAAAGAGAEAAAKSTYDVELTEAGQEKVKVIKAVRDLTGLGLKDSKDLVDGAPKNVKEGVSEDEANDIKAKLEEVGASVTLK is encoded by the coding sequence ATGGCTTTAGATACTGAAAAGATTATTGAAGACTTAAAAGGTGCTTCAATTCTTGAATTAAATGACCTAGTAAAGGCTATTGAAGATGAATTTGATGTTACTGCTGCTGCCCCAGTTGCTGCTGCAGGTGCTGGCGCTGAAGCTGCTGCTAAATCAACTTATGACGTTGAATTGACAGAAGCTGGTCAAGAAAAGGTTAAAGTTATTAAGGCTGTTCGTGACCTTACTGGTCTTGGCCTTAAGGACTCAAAAGACCTTGTTGATGGTGCTCCTAAGAACGTTAAGGAAGGCGTTTCTGAAGACGAAGCTAACGACATTAAGGCTAAGCTTGAAGAAGTTGGTGCTTCAGTAACTTTGAAATAG
- the pstB gene encoding phosphate ABC transporter ATP-binding protein PstB, with translation MENMQNQAYIKTFKQQDCAITTKDLSVRYGGTNQKLFDVSLGFKKNTITALIGASGSGKSTFLRSLNRMNDRVATVDGQIMFHDLDVNQKKINVYELRKAIGMVFQKPNPFPKSIRENITYALKANGSQNKAKLEQTVEESLRAAALWDEVKDKLDQSALALSGGQQQRLCIARALALKPEILLLDEPASALDPVSTAKLEDTLKQLRSKYTMIMVTHNMQQASRISDYTVFFHLGRALEYDTTTNIFTNPQGEITEQYIQGSFG, from the coding sequence ATGGAAAATATGCAAAATCAGGCTTACATTAAGACTTTTAAGCAGCAAGATTGTGCGATTACCACCAAGGACTTAAGTGTTCGTTATGGCGGGACTAATCAAAAGTTGTTTGATGTTAGTTTGGGCTTTAAAAAGAATACGATTACCGCTTTAATTGGTGCTTCTGGTTCAGGAAAATCGACTTTTTTACGGTCTCTTAATCGGATGAATGACCGAGTGGCGACAGTTGATGGTCAAATCATGTTTCATGATTTGGATGTAAATCAAAAAAAGATTAACGTTTATGAGCTACGCAAAGCGATCGGGATGGTTTTTCAAAAACCAAACCCCTTTCCTAAGTCAATTAGGGAAAATATTACTTATGCTCTAAAAGCCAATGGCTCTCAAAACAAAGCTAAACTTGAGCAAACAGTTGAAGAAAGCCTTAGGGCAGCAGCGCTATGGGATGAAGTTAAAGATAAACTTGATCAAAGTGCTTTAGCTCTGTCGGGTGGACAACAGCAGCGCTTGTGTATTGCGAGGGCATTAGCACTAAAGCCTGAAATTTTATTACTTGATGAGCCCGCAAGTGCATTAGATCCAGTTTCCACAGCTAAACTTGAAGATACTCTTAAGCAATTGCGGAGTAAGTACACGATGATCATGGTAACGCACAATATGCAGCAAGCGTCACGAATTAGCGATTATACTGTCTTTTTTCATTTAGGACGAGCACTTGAATATGATACGACAACTAATATCTTTACTAACCCTCAAGGTGAAATTACTGAGCAATATATTCAGGGGAGTTTTGGCTAA